The Crocinitomicaceae bacterium sequence CCACGCTCACGCTCTAAATCCATGTCATCTAGCGCCTGCGCTTGCATTTGGCGCTCTGAGATAGTGTTGGTAGTTTGAAGTAAACGATCTGCCAAGGTGCTTTTTCCGTGGTCAATGTGTGCTATAATGCAGAAATTCCTGATGTGATCCATGGTGCAAAATTAGAAAATTCCTGACAGGGACAGATGATGACCTCTGTTTAGCATTCAAAAATTTGGAATTTTTTCGGATCTATCCGAAATTTATTTAAATATTTTACGGATCAATCCGAAAAATTTAGGGTTTTATCACAAATCACCGTATGTTCAATGGCGTGCCTTGTATTGACAGGTCGCGACCTGTCCCTGCGTAAACGGCACAATCACAATCAAACCATTCTTTCTATATTTGCCGCCCATCAATTATTTTGAAATCAGCACATCATGAAAGTCATAGAACATTTAAAAAACGCGACCGGAAAAACACTTTTTTCATTTGAAATTCTGCCCCCATTGAAAGGCACCAGCATCCAAGCCATTTATGAGGGCATTGATCCCTTGATGGAATTTGATCCCAAGTTTATCAATGTCACATATCATCGTGAAGAATATGTGTACAAAACCCGCGAGAATGGTTTGTTGGAAAAAGTGAGTATTCGTAAAAGACCCGGTACAGTTGGTATTTGCGCGGCCATCATCAATAAATATAAAGTTGATACGGTGCCCCATTTAATATGTGGCGGATTCAGCAAAGAAGAAACTGAAAACGCTTTGATTGATTTGCACTTTTTAGGTATTGACAACGTGCTTGCCCTGAGAGGTGATGCAATAAAAACAGAAACAAGTTTCAGACCTCATCATGATGGTCACCAATACGCGCGCCAGTTGGTTGAACAAATTGTTGACATGAATAATGGAAAATATATCATGGATGATGTCAGCCTTGATCCTACCAATTTCTGTATAGGTGTTGCCGGATATCCTGAAAAACATTTTGAAGCCATGAATTTGAAGTCTGACATGCAACATCTCAAAGATAAAGTGGCAGCAGGCGCTTCATACATTGTGACACAAATGTTTTTTGACAATAAAAAATATTTTGATTTTGTGAGTAAATGTCGTGAGGCGGGAATTACAATTCCGATTATTCCAGGAATAAAACCGATCCAAAATTTGAATCACATTTCATTTCTTCCAAAATTTTTCCACATTGATTTTCCTGAAAATCTTGCCAACGAATTAGAGAAATGTAAAAATAACGCAGATGTTCATAAATTAGGCGTTGAGTGGGGTATTGCACAAGCCAAAGAATTGAAAGCCGCAGGCGTACCATGCATTCATTTTTATACTATGAGTAAATCAGAATCAGTAAAAGCTATTGCGCGTGAAGTATTCTAAAATATATATCCTGCCGTTGTTCTTGTGTTTAATGATTTTTTCTTGCGCAGGAAATGATCAAGCAATAACCGGAGAACAAAAAGAATTCTCAACTGAGTCAGAACCGATGCAAGACAGTTTGTTACCGAGTGCTCCGTTAATTTCAGATTCACTGCATCAAGAATTGCAGAAATATTTTGATGATGAAACCCTCACAGAAATTGAATCATTCATTGAAGAATTTGACACAGTTAAAACAGATACTGCTTTCAAAGCTGTCTACGATAAAGGATTAGTACTTTTTCATAAAATGTACGATGCCGTGACAGAGCCGCAAACCAACTACTTGAAAGAAGCAATGACTGATGACGGAATTGGATTTTACACCGTCATTGAAGACCTGAATAAGATGAATGGTCTTTTGGCTCCACTCTATTTCAGTTGTGTGGCAGAATGTTCTGACTATGATTTTTCGTTTGATTTACTGGCGCTTCAAAATAAATCACTGGAGACTAGTGGAAAGCAAGACGATGATTTTATGGAATTGCTTTTAATGATTGAAGACAGAGCTTACGGCTATGTTGGTTATGGTGATTTTAAAGCATGGCATATACAATACACTGACATCAGCGGATCAACCCGATTAGGAGATGGAATTTTACTCAACATCATAACTAAGATGCAAGAAATAAAACCACGTATTCCGTTGTTTAAAAAAGAATTTCAACGTATGCACGAAGAAGTTTTAGACGTGTTGAATTCTATACATATTTACGAGTTTAGTCCTGAAGAAGTGCAAGCAGAATACACTAAAATTTTACGCCTGAATTATTTCACCGGCGATGAAAAAGCATCAATAGAAAAATGCCGTGACGAGTTGAAAGCAAATCAAGACAGTTATCAATTTAACTGCAAGGATGGCGGATGCAGTTATGAGTAATCAAGCTTTTTTAGCATGAGTACAGGCCGGGACCTGCGCTAACTGAAATGATTTTCTTTTACCCAGTTGAGAATATTTTTTATACTTCTCTTTTCTTAATTTAGCACATTATGAAATCAATCAATCTGTGGACATGTTTTGTTGTGTCGGCTTTTTTTGCGTTATCGTGCAACGGAAATAAAAAAAGTGAATCAGCAACTGAAGCCAGCACTGAAACAACTGCGGTAAATTTGCTTACCGGAACCTGGATGCTTGATTCATCACTTTATTTTGAAGACAAAAGATTGACTACTGTAGCACCACCGGTAATGCCCACCACTTGGGAATTTGCTGAAGATGGAAAATACACGGTAAAAAATTCACTTACCTTAGCCGGTACGTATCAACGCACCACTGATTCCGTGTACGTTATTTTATTGGATGTGCCAAATTCGTATGAAATTATTTCACTTACCGATGCAAACCTGAGATTGCGTGCAACCATTGTGGGAACCGATGAAATGAGTTTACAAACAGATGCGTGTCTCACCCGAAAAAAAGATTAACTATGGCAAAAGTAAAAACAGCATTTTTCTGTTCAAACTGTGGCGCTGAATCTGCCAAATGGGTTGGCAAATGTTCATCATGCGGTGAGTGGAACACCTTTGTAGAGGAGGTGATTGCAAATCCTGCCTCATCTACAAAATTATTCTCAGCGCAAAAAGACAAGCGTGCTGCAAAACCACAACGCATCACTGAAATTGAAAAGAAAACAGAAGAGCGATTTATCTTAAGCGACAATGAACTTAACCGCGTGTTGGGTGGCGGCTTAGTGCCGGGCAGCATCATACTTTTTGGTGGCGAACCCGGTATTGGAAAATCTACCTTGTTGTTACAATTAGCCATTTCAGAAAAAGGAAAAAAAATACTCTACGTTTCAGGTGAAGAAAGTGAACAACAAATAAGCATGCGTGCTGATAGAATTGGCAAACTGAATGATCAGTGCTTTGTCTTGACTGAAACATCTGTTGAAGCCGTTTTTACGCAGATAAATGAATTGAAACCCGACCTGCTTATCATTGATTCAATTCAAACCATGCAATCATCACTCATTGATTCATCACCCGGCAGTATTTCTCAAATTAAAGAATGTACAGCAGAGTTTTTACGATTCGCCAAACAAACCGGCACACCTGTGTTTTTAATTGGTCACATTACCAAAGAGGGGTCATTGGCAGGCCCAAAAGTTTTAGAGCACATGGTTGATGCCGTTTTACTTTTTGAAGGAGATCACAATCATGTGTATCGTTTAGTGCGATCAGTAAAAAACAGATTTGGTTCAACCAATGAATTGGGTATTTATGAAATGAATAGTTCAGGCTTGAGAGAAGTTGAAAATCCATCAGAGATACTCATTTCAAACAACGAAGAAAACCTGAGCGGAATTTCCATTGCCTCCACTTTGGAAGGAATTAGACCCATTTTAATTGAAGTTCAGGCACTGGTTAGCACGGCTGCATACGGAACTCCACAGCGCTCATCAACCGGTTTTGATTTGAGACGACTCAATATGTTGCTTGCCGTTTTAGAAAAAAGATGCGGATTTAAACTGGGCGCTAAAGATGTTTTTTTAAATATAGCCGGCGGCATCAAAGTGAATGATCCGGCAACTGATCTTGCTGTGATCATGGCCGTGATGTCATCTAACGCAAATATTGCCGTGCCACCAAAAATTGCCTTCTCCGCTGAAATCAGTTTGTCAGGAGAAGTGCGCCCCGTCAACCGGCTTGAACAGCGCATTTCAGAAGCAGAAAAAATGGGCTTCTCATCCATCATCATTTCAAAATTTGCCAAGGGCATCAATAAAAAAGAGTACAAAATAGAAATCATACAAGCCGGTAAAATTGAAGACGCCGTTAGGGCGGTTTTTGGGTGATGCTTGATCAACTTGAATGCTCCTTACCTCAGCCTTCCTGCGGACACCTTCTCCAAAGGAGGGCTCACGATGTAGAGAGATGTTGCTCTATTCACGTTTTTATCCTCATCCGTCCTGCGGACACCTTCTCCAAAGGAGGGCTCACGATGTAGAGAGATGTTGCTTTATTCACGTTTTTATCCTCATCCGTCCTGCGGACACCTTCTCCAAAGGAGAAGGGAAATTTAACTAATCGTAAGTCTATTCGATCAAAACAAAGGCGCCCCAGTAATAGGGATCGTATTTTTCTCTCATCAACTTTTGTGTCTTTTGAAATGCAGTGGGTATGTCTTTTAGTTTGATCAGATTTTTGTAAAACAGAATCATAAATTCTGACGTTTCTTTGTCAGGTACTTGCCACAAACTCATGATCAAATATTTTACACCGGCCATTTTGAATGCACGTTGTAAGCCAAATACTCCCTCGCTTCCTTTGATGTCACCAAGGCCGGTTTCACATGCAGATAGTACAACCAATTTTGTGTTTCTCAAATCTAAATTGGAAACTTCTTGTGCGGTGAGAATGCCATCTTCACCTTCAGCCAATGGATTGCGTTGCCATACATCATTCGCATTTGCTAAAACTATTCCACTTCGCATCAACGGGTTTTTATTGTTGACAAAACTCCAGTTCGCGTAATTTGTTGTGCCTCTAAATTTCAGGTCTTCGTTCTTGTTTTCGCTCCCGCTCTCACGCTGATTCTCCGCTCTGATTTGCTCAGGGTCAGGGAAGAAAAAACCATGCGTGGCTATATGAACAATACTTGAACTCGATATTTTTTCCTTGAAAATTTCTTCACTTGCATTTAATCCGCTGAAATAATTTACACCAAATTTTTTCTTCTTCAAAAAGGTGTTGATTGTATTTGTTTCTGCCAGTGAACCCGGTAAATAACTCCACACTTCTTCCACTTTTTCGCTCTCACTCTCTTCCTCACTCTGGTATTCCACTCCTCCCATTAATAAAAAGTTTTCAAGATCTCCGAATTCAGTACTATTTTCGAAAGCAAGATTTCCGGTAGAGCCCATTTGACGGAAGTTATAGACATCAGAAAGATATACGTCCTGATCTTTGCAAATAGCAGAAAAAGACACTTTGTGCAATAATCCGCTTGGAGAATAATACACCGTTTTTACATTTTGCAAATACGGTTCAAGCGGTTGCCAGATTTTTTCATACAAATCTTTTTTGGCTTCTGATTTTTTTCCGTAAACACGTTCAACAAAACTTAGATTGTTGCCTTGAATAGTGCCAAGAATACTTTCTAATTCATGGCCGTCACAAAGTTTAATAATTTCAGGATGTTTACTATTTGGCAGCACAACAAGCGCGATGTAAATTTCTTTCTGTACAGAATCATGTTCAGTTGAAAAGTTGACAAATTCAATAGCTGCCTGACCATTTTCTAGACTAGATTGAACTTTTTTCCAATCAAGTTTTCGAATTTTATCAAAATCAGAAAAAGCATCTGATTGCCTAATAAGATCCCTTTCCAGCGTATTCGCTTCGATTTCAAGACTATCACATTCGTCTCCTTTATTGTAGCAGCCCTCCAATTCTCCTTTTAGCAAAATCCAGTTGTTATATTTTTCCGCTAATATAGAATCCTCACTAGCCAAAATCGCACTACGCAGTGCAATGCTGGATTCAAGTGAAATACTTTTACTCTGGAGACACATGTTAAATGCGGTATCAGCCAACTCAGGTACATCATGGTAATATGATAGTGAAAAATCAATATACTTATATAGACTTTTCTCCATAGAATAAAAATAACGCTGCTGTTCATGTTCTGAGAGTGCGAAAAAATTTAATTCTAATTGATCCATCACGAGCTTTCTGAGTTTGCTGACATAGTAATGCTCCATGTCTCTGTTTTCAAGGCGAACATAGCAATTATACAGGCATTCAAGGTTTAATTGTTTTGCATATATACGGTTTGATTCATTTGCCATTAATAAACCTTCTTTAAAATAATTAATTGCAGTGTCAAGCATGTCTTGCATATAGAAAGTGTTGCCAAGCATATTTAAAGTGCCCATCATTCCCTCGTTAAAATCAATTTCTCTACTAAATCTTAATGCATGTAATAGATATTTTTCGGCACTGCTGTAATCTTTATTGTCGAAATAGACAATGCCAATATTCCATAGCGTGCCTGCCATCCCTATTTTGTATTCTATAGACTCATAAATCTGGTATCCTTGATTAAAGCAATTGAGAGCGGAATCGTATTGCTCAATATTTTCGTAATAACTCCCCAGATTATTGTATGTGGAAGCAATGGACATTGGGTCATTTAACAGCTTATCAATTTCAGCGCATTTAATAAAAAATTGATAGGCACGAGGATAATCGCCCATTGCCATACAAAGATTTCCAAGATTATTGTAACTATACGACATTCCCTCAATATTGGACGCAGCAATGCAAATGTTTAAAGACTCATGATAGTACTCAAGTGCCAACGCATAGTTCCCCATAATTTTGTAAGCGCTGCCCAACACGTTGCTTGTTTTTGCAATTCCTTTATAGTTGGACAAATCTTTATAAATAGAAAGTGAAAGATTCAGATATTTTATGGCGGAATCAGGTGGGCCAAGCAAATTAAACGCCAATCCAATATTCATGCTTGCACTAGCCATTTTTGACTTGTCATTTAACCTTTTGTAAATCTGAAGTGATTTGAAATATTCCTCTAATGCAAGCCTTGTTTCGCCCTGTCTCAAATAACAATTTCCAATTGACATGGTAATAGAAGAAACAACCAAATCATTGTTCATCTCCATGTGCATTTTCCTGCTAACATCAAGATTAACGATAGCCAAACTGTCCTGGTAAAGGTTATAATAAGCAAGCCCCATCATTTGATAACTTGCAGCAAGATGTTTTCTTGATCCTCTCTCTTCAGCTAATTGCCGATGTTGATTGGCGAAATAAATGGCGCTATCTGGCTTGGTATTCAAGTAGCCTTCCATGATAAATTGCTTCATCGCAACCAATCGCACTGTATCATCGACGGTTTCATTTTTCCAAAGTGTCCATAACGAATCAGCCTTCGATTTTGACCAAGAAGATTGCGCAAATCCAGAAAAACCCAAACAAAAAAACGCAAGAATCGAAATAAATATTTTCATATTAGCACGGTTGATTATTGCTGTGTAAATACCTTCAGCATAGAGAGAAGATGAACTATTCAGAAATAAATGTAGTTATAAAATCAGAAACTCACAATCGGCACAAATTTTCCTCGCAATAAGGCAATAATAAATGCACTTTTTCATCCCACACGACTCTTGATACTATCATCAAATTTATCATCACAAGAAATAATCAAAAAGACTACTAGAAAAATAATGTACTTCACATTCACTGAAATACCTAAAATAAAAAAAGTAACTCCGCTTTGGATAGAATAGAAATCCAGCGGACATTGGAGTGCCTGTGCTATCATGAATACTCCTTACCTCATCCGTCCTGCGGACACCTTCTCCAAAGGAGGGCTCCCGATGTAGAGAGATGTTGCTCTATTCACGTTTTTATCCTCATCCGTCCTTCGGACACCTTCTCCAAAGGAGAAGGAAAATACAACTAATCGCAAGTCTATTCGATCAAAACAAAGGCGCCCCAGTAATAGGGGTCGTATTTTTCTCTCATCAACTTTTGTGTCTTTTGAAATGCAGTGGGTATGTCTTTTAGTTTGATCAGATTTTTGTAAAACAGAATCATAAATTCTGACGTTTCTTTGTCAGGTACTTGCCACAAACTCATGATCAAATATTTTACACCGGCCATTTTGAATGCACGTTGTAAGCCAAATACTCCCTCGCTTCCTTTGATGTCACCAAGGCCGGTTTCACATGCAGATAGTACAACCAATTTTGTGTTTCTCAAATCTAAATTGGAAACTTCTTGTGCGGTGAGAATGCCATCTTCACCTTCAGCCAATGGATTGCGTTGCCATACATCATTCGCATTTGCTAAAACTATTCCACTTCGCATCAACGGGTTTTTATTGTTGACAAAACTCCAGTTCGCATAATTTGTTGTGCCTCTAAATTTCAGGTCTTCGTTCTTGTTTTCGCTCCCGCTCTCACGCTGATTCTCCGCTCTGATTTGCTCAGGGTCAGGGAAGAAAAAACCATGCGTGGCTATATGAACAATACTTGAACTCGATATTTTTTCCTTGAAAATTTCTTCACTTGCATTTAATCCGCTGAAATAATTTACACCAAATTTTTTCTTCTTCAAAAAGGTGTTGATTGTATTTGTTTCTGCCAGTGAACCCGGTAAATAAGTCCATACTTCTTTCACTTTTTCGCTCTCGCTCTCTTCCTCACTCTGGTATTCCACTCCTCCCATTAATAAAAAGTTTTCAAGATCTCCGAATTCAGTACTATTTTCGAAAGCAAGATTTCCGGTAGAGCCCATTTGACGGAAGTTATAGACATCAGAAAGATATACGTCCTGATCTTTGCAAATAGCAGAAAAAGACACTTTGTGCAATAATCCGCTTGGAGAATAATACACCGTTTTTACATTTTGCAAATACGGTTCAAGCGGTTGCCATATTTTTTCATACAAATCTTTTTTGGCTTCTGATTTTTTTCCGTAAACACGTTCAACAAAACTTAGATTGTTGCCTTGAATTACACCTAAAATATTTTTAAGATCATCTTCAGTGCAGAGTTTTACAACATCCGGGTGTTCAATTTCTGGGCGCACTATGAAGGCGGCGTAAATAATTGGATTTGCCGTATCAATTTCACTTTTAAAATGCACGAATTCTATGGCCGCTTCGTCTTCATTTAAGCCTTTGCGGACTTGTTTCCAGTCGAGAGATTGGATTTTGTTGAAGTCAGAAAAAGCACCGGATATTTTTATTAACTTCTTTTCCAATTCATCCGCCTCTTTTTCCAAGCCGGTAATATCTTCACCAACGGTATATTTTTCCGCAATTTTATTTCTTGTGTACATCCAATCCTCATATAGCTCAATTAATTCATCATCCATACTTCTAAGAATGACAGACCGAAGTAAAATAGAAGATCTTAAGCCAATTCCTTTCACCAAAAGCAAATTATTTAGTGCTTTTTCTTCCATTTCATGATCAGTATGAAATTTATAGGTTACAAACTCGTACAACCTGCTTAAGTCATTACTTAACTTCACGACATATACTTCCTTTTCCTTCTCTGAAATATTGAAGTAATTTATTTTAATATTTTCAATTACCAATTCATTTATAACATTCAGGTAAACAATTGCTGAATCAAATTGATTTTCTTTTATAAAAACACTTACAAGCAGCTTGGCTGATTCTTTCATTACAATTTTGGAAGAAGATTCGTTTGAGAGAAAAAAAGCTTGTTTTGCACAGGTTTTGGATTCACTTAAATTACCCATTGCAAAGTGCATTGCGGACATGGCATTAAGGACCATTGCGATACTTTGATTGCCTTCGGTTTCGATTTTCATTTTATAACTCATGGCATAATTATCCAATGCTTCGGTATATTTCTTTTGCGCAAAAAACAAATTACCAATATTCAAGTATGAGTTAGCTTCGCCTTTAATGTCATTTGTTTCAATTCTTAATTGCAAACCGCGCATGAAGTATTCCATCGCCTCGTTATATTTATACTGCTGTTTATATATCAAAGCCATATTATTACAGATGGTGCCAACATAGTTTTTATTGCCTATTAATTCAAAAGCATTCAGTGCAGCCTTATAGCAATTCATGGCCATATTAAAATCTCCAATATAAAAATATGCTACCCCAAGATTCAGCATTGCAACAGCCTCTCCCTTTTCATCTTTTAGCTGTCTTTTTAACTTGATCGCCTGTTCATAGTAGTTAATTGCCATGGCTAAATCACCGATATCCTGAAAAAATATTCCCAAGTTGTTGTAGAGGATAGATAATGTGAAAGTGTCTTCTATTGCAGTTATTAATTGAACAGCCTCAAGATAGTTTGCATAGGCACTTTCCGTGTCTCCTTTGTCAGAATAAGCGTTACCAATATTATTTAGTGTTTGCGCAATAGATAGCGTGTCTCCAATTTCTCGTCTAAGTAATAGGCAATTTTTATAATGATTGATTGCCTCAGTATAATGTCCAATTTGACTCTTGGCTCTACCCATTGCCAACAATGATCTTGCCGCGTAATTCTTATTTCCAATATTTTGGGCCAACTGATATTGTAGTGTAGCACATTTTACAGCACTATCAGGATTGGTTTTGAGTAAATAGGTCCATACCATTTCATCAATTGCCTTCAGCCTTAGCGTATCAGGTTGACTTGTATCAGACCACACAAGCCATAAAGAATCTTGTTGATGTTTTTTTGCACCATCCTGAGCAAATATTATTTGACTACTCAGTAAAAAAATAATACTCAGTATGCCATATTTAAAATAAGTCATCTTTTGTTCTGCTGATTGACATCTATTATTTATGCTTGAAACGATTTTTTGCTTGCTTATACTACGTATCGGCATTTGGCAATTATTTCTTCGTTGTAAATTAACTCATTTTCAACACCTTTTCCAACTTAATTGATCAAATGTTTTCACATCGCATCTTAAACAATCTGGTCAAAATAAACTTGCAAATAGTCCCCATTATGACGAAGTGGTATACCTTCGCCAATATAACCGCAAAAGAAATCTATATGACACTTGAAGATTTTGTTGAATACTGTCTTTCCAAAAAAGGAGTTACTGAAGATTTTCCTTTTGATGAAAATACGCTGGTGTTTAAAGTAGCCGGTAAAATGTTTGCGCTAACCGATGCCAATGAATTTGCATCAATCAATTTGAAATGTGATCCTGAAAAAGCCATTGATTTACGAGAAAAATTTACCGCCGTTCAGCCCGGTTATCACATGAATAAAAAGCATTGGAATACTGTTACGATTCATGATGACGCAACAGACAAACTAATATATCAGTGGATTGATCATTCGTATGATTTGGTTGTAGCATCATTGCCAAAAAAAATCAAACAAGGGCTGCAAGAAGATTAACACAAAAGGAATCCAAAGCAGAAATCGCATTGCACACTTCTTTCTCATCAAGTGATTTTTTAACGGAACATTAAATGGACACCGTTATCATTATCCCCCTCTTTTACTAATTAGTTCTCAATTCAATAAAATAATTATATTTGAGTTGACCATGATCTATCCGCCACCACCTGCAGACATGATAATTCATCAACGTGATTGGCCCAAACTCACGCAGTACTGGCTCACTAATGGAGTTTTTAGAACAGATGTGAAAGAGTCAGCATTTCTTGAGGCGGATGATTTTTTACCCGTAATCAAAGCAAAAATGGAAATGATCAACGGGCAAGATCATTGCTCCGTTTTTATATGTCCCAAATTTGGAAACATTTCATCTGATGCAAGGAAATTATTAGCCACTCCGGAAGCAAACCTGCACGCAATGGTTAAGGCAATTGTCACACCCAATTTAGGCACCAAAATATTAGCTGA is a genomic window containing:
- the metF gene encoding methylenetetrahydrofolate reductase [NAD(P)H]; this encodes MKVIEHLKNATGKTLFSFEILPPLKGTSIQAIYEGIDPLMEFDPKFINVTYHREEYVYKTRENGLLEKVSIRKRPGTVGICAAIINKYKVDTVPHLICGGFSKEETENALIDLHFLGIDNVLALRGDAIKTETSFRPHHDGHQYARQLVEQIVDMNNGKYIMDDVSLDPTNFCIGVAGYPEKHFEAMNLKSDMQHLKDKVAAGASYIVTQMFFDNKKYFDFVSKCREAGITIPIIPGIKPIQNLNHISFLPKFFHIDFPENLANELEKCKNNADVHKLGVEWGIAQAKELKAAGVPCIHFYTMSKSESVKAIAREVF
- the radA gene encoding DNA repair protein RadA, which encodes MAKVKTAFFCSNCGAESAKWVGKCSSCGEWNTFVEEVIANPASSTKLFSAQKDKRAAKPQRITEIEKKTEERFILSDNELNRVLGGGLVPGSIILFGGEPGIGKSTLLLQLAISEKGKKILYVSGEESEQQISMRADRIGKLNDQCFVLTETSVEAVFTQINELKPDLLIIDSIQTMQSSLIDSSPGSISQIKECTAEFLRFAKQTGTPVFLIGHITKEGSLAGPKVLEHMVDAVLLFEGDHNHVYRLVRSVKNRFGSTNELGIYEMNSSGLREVENPSEILISNNEENLSGISIASTLEGIRPILIEVQALVSTAAYGTPQRSSTGFDLRRLNMLLAVLEKRCGFKLGAKDVFLNIAGGIKVNDPATDLAVIMAVMSSNANIAVPPKIAFSAEISLSGEVRPVNRLEQRISEAEKMGFSSIIISKFAKGINKKEYKIEIIQAGKIEDAVRAVFG
- a CDS encoding CHAT domain-containing protein — translated: MKIFISILAFFCLGFSGFAQSSWSKSKADSLWTLWKNETVDDTVRLVAMKQFIMEGYLNTKPDSAIYFANQHRQLAEERGSRKHLAASYQMMGLAYYNLYQDSLAIVNLDVSRKMHMEMNNDLVVSSITMSIGNCYLRQGETRLALEEYFKSLQIYKRLNDKSKMASASMNIGLAFNLLGPPDSAIKYLNLSLSIYKDLSNYKGIAKTSNVLGSAYKIMGNYALALEYYHESLNICIAASNIEGMSYSYNNLGNLCMAMGDYPRAYQFFIKCAEIDKLLNDPMSIASTYNNLGSYYENIEQYDSALNCFNQGYQIYESIEYKIGMAGTLWNIGIVYFDNKDYSSAEKYLLHALRFSREIDFNEGMMGTLNMLGNTFYMQDMLDTAINYFKEGLLMANESNRIYAKQLNLECLYNCYVRLENRDMEHYYVSKLRKLVMDQLELNFFALSEHEQQRYFYSMEKSLYKYIDFSLSYYHDVPELADTAFNMCLQSKSISLESSIALRSAILASEDSILAEKYNNWILLKGELEGCYNKGDECDSLEIEANTLERDLIRQSDAFSDFDKIRKLDWKKVQSSLENGQAAIEFVNFSTEHDSVQKEIYIALVVLPNSKHPEIIKLCDGHELESILGTIQGNNLSFVERVYGKKSEAKKDLYEKIWQPLEPYLQNVKTVYYSPSGLLHKVSFSAICKDQDVYLSDVYNFRQMGSTGNLAFENSTEFGDLENFLLMGGVEYQSEEESESEKVEEVWSYLPGSLAETNTINTFLKKKKFGVNYFSGLNASEEIFKEKISSSSIVHIATHGFFFPDPEQIRAENQRESGSENKNEDLKFRGTTNYANWSFVNNKNPLMRSGIVLANANDVWQRNPLAEGEDGILTAQEVSNLDLRNTKLVVLSACETGLGDIKGSEGVFGLQRAFKMAGVKYLIMSLWQVPDKETSEFMILFYKNLIKLKDIPTAFQKTQKLMREKYDPYYWGAFVLIE
- a CDS encoding CHAT domain-containing protein, whose protein sequence is MTYFKYGILSIIFLLSSQIIFAQDGAKKHQQDSLWLVWSDTSQPDTLRLKAIDEMVWTYLLKTNPDSAVKCATLQYQLAQNIGNKNYAARSLLAMGRAKSQIGHYTEAINHYKNCLLLRREIGDTLSIAQTLNNIGNAYSDKGDTESAYANYLEAVQLITAIEDTFTLSILYNNLGIFFQDIGDLAMAINYYEQAIKLKRQLKDEKGEAVAMLNLGVAYFYIGDFNMAMNCYKAALNAFELIGNKNYVGTICNNMALIYKQQYKYNEAMEYFMRGLQLRIETNDIKGEANSYLNIGNLFFAQKKYTEALDNYAMSYKMKIETEGNQSIAMVLNAMSAMHFAMGNLSESKTCAKQAFFLSNESSSKIVMKESAKLLVSVFIKENQFDSAIVYLNVINELVIENIKINYFNISEKEKEVYVVKLSNDLSRLYEFVTYKFHTDHEMEEKALNNLLLVKGIGLRSSILLRSVILRSMDDELIELYEDWMYTRNKIAEKYTVGEDITGLEKEADELEKKLIKISGAFSDFNKIQSLDWKQVRKGLNEDEAAIEFVHFKSEIDTANPIIYAAFIVRPEIEHPDVVKLCTEDDLKNILGVIQGNNLSFVERVYGKKSEAKKDLYEKIWQPLEPYLQNVKTVYYSPSGLLHKVSFSAICKDQDVYLSDVYNFRQMGSTGNLAFENSTEFGDLENFLLMGGVEYQSEEESESEKVKEVWTYLPGSLAETNTINTFLKKKKFGVNYFSGLNASEEIFKEKISSSSIVHIATHGFFFPDPEQIRAENQRESGSENKNEDLKFRGTTNYANWSFVNNKNPLMRSGIVLANANDVWQRNPLAEGEDGILTAQEVSNLDLRNTKLVVLSACETGLGDIKGSEGVFGLQRAFKMAGVKYLIMSLWQVPDKETSEFMILFYKNLIKLKDIPTAFQKTQKLMREKYDPYYWGAFVLIE
- a CDS encoding MmcQ/YjbR family DNA-binding protein, with product MTLEDFVEYCLSKKGVTEDFPFDENTLVFKVAGKMFALTDANEFASINLKCDPEKAIDLREKFTAVQPGYHMNKKHWNTVTIHDDATDKLIYQWIDHSYDLVVASLPKKIKQGLQED